The genomic region AGCAATAACTTTTAAAAATGTATAGTAATGAAAGCGAACAAATGCATATTCTAATTCTTCAATTAACTCTCTTGCTAAGTTTATTTGCTTGTAATAGTTATAAATATGAACTCATTGCTTTAAAAAATCAAAACTATTAAAATTCAAGAATGGCTCAATTTCAATATCTACTAATATTTTAGTGCTCGTATATAAAGTTTCAATTCACGGTAATATTTTATAAATAAATAGTAAATCAAAACGATTAGAACGCCGAAAAGTAATTTTATGACTAGTAATAATCTTTTTTTTAAATAACTTATTAAATAGTGAATGATGAATTAAAGCAAAGACTTCCCGATTTAAAAGAGGATGATACAAATTATTATTTTTTAATCTTCGTGAAGAAATATGATGATAAACATTAGAATATTGAACCATAAATTCAATTAAATCAGGTTCATCATTATTATTAATTTCTTGGATAATATTTTCCATAAAATTATTTATTAATTTATATCCTGGTTGTAAAAATAAAACATAACTTCCTTTAGCATTACTTAATGCTAAATTTCAAGCATTAGCGGTTTCAATTTCCTTTCAGCTACTAATAACTTTAATAGTATCACTATGTTCTTGAAAAAATTTAGTAATATATTCTAGAGTATCATCTTTTGCTTTATCATCCACAATAATAATTTCATAATCTTTACCCTTTTGTTTTAAAATACTATTTAATGTTACTTCTAACTTATTATTATCATTAGAACTAGTTAAAATAAAACTGATTGTCACCATTACCACTCCCTCAATATAGTAATTATAACATTTGCCTTTATATATTACCTAATTAATTTATTATCATATAACCTGAATTGTAAATATAAATGGGACAGTTTTTTAAAATAATTGTATTAAATCTATTGGTCTTTTATAAGATAATGATTTTCTGGGTGTAGAATTAATTTGAAATGCTATAGAATTTAAGTCTTTTTGTTTATATGAAGATAAATCAGTAGATTTTGGTAAATATCGGACGCATAAAGTTTTGTTAGGTGGGAAAAGATTTGAATAAGTATTAAGACAGTCAGCAATGATTGTCTTTTTATTTTATAAGATGTTACTTTAAAAATTAAAGAAATTTTAAATGATGCGATTAAAGATGTTTATGATCCAGCGACTTCAAAAATTAAATACAAGTGAGTTAATAATGTTGGTATGTATTAAAGCACAATAAATTGTGGGTGGTCGCCATAACCAAAAGAAGTTTACCAGTTAATAGATAACATCCTATTAGCTATAGCAATTTGTTTCGTTTTGCAATAAAAAAATGAATGGGTGGATTTCCTAAAAATATACACGCTATTAAATTAGTTCCAAGGGTAGGATGCGGATATTAAAGTGTAGAAATTTCTATATAGGGATATACTAAGTTTAAAATTATTAAAATCTTTATCTAATTAAAAAAACAAAATTTACTAACAAAGCTTGTTAAACACTTAAATCTGCGATATATAAGTGTTTAAAAAACTAAGTTAACTAACTTAGTTAATATAACTTAGTTTATTCATAAGAAAGGTAATTTATTATGAAAAACATTGAAAACATTTTCTTAAATACTAAAAAATATCTTTTAAAAGAAACACAAAACGCAATGTTTATTAAAGCACCAAAAATTCCGTGATTTAATGAACAAATCGGCATTTGGTTTCCAAAGCGATTTGTTTATAAAGGAAAATATGAAAATTCTATTTGCATCGGAATAATAAAAGATAGTAAATATCAAGTAATTTCAGTTAATCAACAAGAGCAAGAAACCAAGTGAATTAAAGGACAAGAATTATTAAGTTTCTTCATTGCCGAAAAAGAAAACAACAAAAAAGATACAAATTATAACTATTTTAAAGGAGTTTAAAAATGAATATTGCGATTGGAATAATATTTACTATTATTATTTGCATAATGTTATTGGCATATTTTGCTTATAAAATTTATGCCAAAATAAAAATGCGAATTAAATATAAAAATGCCATTAGAAATAATACTGGTAATTTTACAAAAGACGAAAAAGTATTTATTGCTCGCTTTGAAGAATGAGTTAAAGCTCCTAATTCAAAAGAAAATAACGCGGATAAAAAATAATGTTTTGAGAAATTATTATGGAATTCTTAAAACTGTTTGTTCCGATAGAAAAAATGCCTGCACAAGTTGCCTTTATTGCCGGATTAATTATTATCATTACTTTTATTTTCGCATTAATTTCAATTATGTATTTACCAATAAAAATGATTTTTGGGAGATAAAAAATGACAATAAACTTAAAAGAATTTAATTGAGAACAAATTAAACAAACTTTCTGAGATTTATTTATTCAAATTACAACCATTCCCGCTCACATTACTGGTGGTAAAGAAATTAAATTAATAGAAGCACCACTTTGACTCTTAATAGCAAACATTGCTTTTTGATTTTTAACAGCGATTATGGTGTGATTTATTCTAATGTTACTTTGAAAAACCATATCAATATTTAGATAGAAGCGAAATTAATGTCAAGAAGTTACATTAAAGAAAGGGGGTGATTATATGATTGGAACTTTATTGGCCGATGCACCAGTAACAGTAGAAAAAATAACAGCTAGCGACGCGATGACTAAATTATGAAATGCAATTATAACGGTTTTTACTAAAATGTGAGAAATTATTGATGTTAATATGCCACAAGTTGGTAACTTCTTTGCTGACTATTGAATCTTCATTTTTCCATTTATTTTGGCAATATTCTTTATTTGCTTTAAAATGTTTGAAAAACTACTTGGAGCAGTACGCTAATAAAAAAATAAAGTGAGGTGCAAGATGAAATTTTGCAAATGAATAATAGAAAAAAATAACCATTTTATTGAATTAAATCGCACCTCATTTTTAATTTTATGACATTGAGGAGCAATTTGATATATTTACAACGGTTATTTTAAAAACATTGTGAGCTATTTATTTTTAGCAGGTTGTATTTTAATTTTCCTTTTTAAAATCGGTAATTTAACACAAATTAACAAAGTTATTAATTTCTTAAAAAAATCACCATTAAATATTGTTATTGGTTCATTAGGAACTGGAAAAACTGCTTTTCTAGTGTATGCCTCAAAATTACTAAAAAAGAAGAAATATCATATCGCATCAACCTTTCCATTACTAGAAACCCAAAAATTAAGTTTAGGACATATGGGATTATTAGACTTTGATTACCCGGTATTACCAGATAAAACCTTACTTTTGTGAGATGAAACCAATTTATTCTTAGAAGGAACTGATTGAGAAAAAAATAATACCAAAAACGAAGAAACCGGTATTCAAGAATATTTCGCTCTAGCACGACATTTTGGTCATATTGTTCTCGCTAGCGGTCAAAGAGATAAACATATTTGAGTTAAAGTTCGTGATATTGCCAACAATGTGATTGTGGGCATTCGCAAAAAACCAGTTAATATTTTTCGTCCCTACTTAAAAGTAATTTATGGCACCTTTACAAGCATTGAAGAATATGAACGCTGACGAAACACCTTAATTGATGCTAAAAATAATAAAAAGGGTCGTCGCATTAAATATCGTGATATTCCTGAACTTGATATTTATTTTTTTAAACCTGAATTGTAAATATAAATGGGACAGTTTTTTAAAATAATTGTATTAAATCTATTGGTCTTTTATAAGATAATGATTTTCTGGGTGTAGAATTAATTTGAAATGCTATAGAATTTAAGTCTTTTTGTTTATATGAAGATAAATCAGTAGATTTTGGTAAATATTTTCTTAAAATACCATTATTGTTCTCATTTAA from Spiroplasma endosymbiont of Lonchoptera lutea harbors:
- a CDS encoding glycosyltransferase family 2 protein; the protein is MTISFILTSSNDNNKLEVTLNSILKQKGKDYEIIIVDDKAKDDTLEYITKFFQEHSDTIKVISSWKEIETANAWNLALSNAKGSYVLFLQPGYKLINNFMENIIQEINNNDEPDLIEFMVQYSNVYHHISSRRLKNNNLYHPLLNREVFALIHHSLFNKLFKKKIITSHKITFRRSNRFDLLFIYKILPWIETLYTSTKILVDIEIEPFLNFNSFDFLKQWVHIYNYYKQINLARELIEELEYAFVRFHYYTFLKVIAPTGNKVLVKKAIQEVTNKVTKRFPHWEKNQYLNLVPNDLFNKDVAKDWKKYLKNFV